In the Henningerozyma blattae CBS 6284 chromosome 8, complete genome genome, one interval contains:
- the PHO8 gene encoding alkaline phosphatase PHO8 (similar to Saccharomyces cerevisiae PHO8 (YDR481C); ancestral locus Anc_8.501), with the protein MESTGLISGIPKNADSVTTIKSKLSLYKIRRFWKQIILSLLAVSIFLTLISPSVTLKNTSQKKNVIFFVTDGMGPTSLSLARSFKQHVYNLPIDDVLTLDKHLIGSSRTRSSDSLITDSAAGATAFSCRLKTYNGAIGIDPQKNPCGTLLEAAKLQGYMTGLVVTTRITDATPASFSAHADYRFQEDLIASQQLGNYPLGRMVDLLMGGGRSHFYSSNSKDSEWVGNGGARADDRNLIQEALDEGWSYVGDRASFDDLQNGFNVSLPLLALLADNDIPFDFDRDPTVHPSLKEQAMTAINALDEATKDSDEGFFIMIEGSRIDHAGHQNDPASQAREVLAFDEAFEAVLDYVSKTDTETIVLSTSDHETGGLVTAKQVTRTYPDYIWFPEVLANSTHSGEYLKKVYSNFIKFSNNLTRNEIKNFIKKEIFENGLHIFDYREKDVLDIMSYKDVNEVQEKLNRMISWRAQIGWTTHGHSAVDVNIYAYSNRKTTWYRILDKLQGNHENTEIGKFMEEYMNLNLDDVTDMIQDTVHHPDMTAKELENMDEFADEYFHHLKISLD; encoded by the coding sequence ATGGAATCTACAGGCCTTATTTCTGGAATTCCAAAAAATGCTGATTCTGTAACAACAATCAAAAGTAAATTATCTCTCTATAAAATTCGAAGGTTTTggaaacaaataatattaagcTTATTAGCTGTCTCGATTTTTTTGACTCTAATATCCCCAAGTGTCACTCTAAAGAACACGTctcaaaaaaagaatgttATTTTCTTTGTCACTGATGGAATGGGTCCAACTTCATTGTCATTAGCCCGTTCATTTAAGCAACATGTTTACAATTTACCTATAGACGATGTCTTGACTTTAGATAAGCATTTAATTGGTTCTTCAAGAACAAGATCGTCCGATTCATTAATTACTGATTCAGCCGCAGGTGCTACTGCATTTTCATGTAGATTAAAGACCTATAATGGGGCTATTGGTATTGATCCACAAAAGAATCCATGTGGAACCTTGTTAGAAGCTGCTAAACTACAAGGTTATATGACTGGGTTAGTTGTAACAACAAGAATTACAGACGCAACTCCTGCCTCGTTTAGTGCTCATGCAGATTATAGATTTCAAGAGGATCTAATTGCATCTCAGCAATTGGGTAATTATCCATTGGGCAGGATGgtagatttattaatggGTGGTGGTAGATCGCATTTCTACTCCTCAAATTCCAAAGATAGTGAATGGGTTGGTAATGGTGGTGCACGTGCCGACGATAGAAATCTAATTCAAGAGGCTCTTGATGAAGGTTGGTCCTATGTAGGTGATAGAGCAAGTTTTGATGATTTACAGAACGGTTTCAACGTTTCATTACCACTATTAGCATTACTAGctgataatgatattcCTTTTGATTTCGATAGAGATCCAACAGTCCATCCTTCTTTGAAAGAGCAAGCAATGACTGCCATTAATGCCCTTGACGAGGCTACAAAAGATTCAGATGAAGGTTTCTTTATTATGATTGAAGGTTCACGTATTGATCATGCAGGTCACCAAAATGACCCTGCATCTCAAGCTCGTGAAGTATTGGCCTTTGATGAAGCTTTTGAAGCTGTTTTAGATTACGTCTCAAAAACAGATACTGAAACAATCGTATTATCCACTTCTGACCATGAAACTGGTGGCCTTGTCACTGCTAAGCAAGTCACTAGAACCTATCCAGATTATATTTGGTTCCCTGAAGTTTTGGCAAACTCGACTCATTCAggtgaatatttaaaaaaagtttattccaatttcattaaattttcaaataatttaacaagaaatgaaattaaaaattttattaaaaaggaaattttCGAAAATGGGTTACATATTTTCGATTATAGAGAAAAAGATGTATTGGATATTATGTCATATAAAGATGTAAATGAAGTTCAAGAAAAGCTTAACAGGATGATCTCCTGGAGAGCTCAAATAGGTTGGACTACACATGGTCATTCTGCTGTTGATGTTAACATTTATGCATATTCAAATAGGAAAACAACTTGGTATAGGATTTTGGATAAATTGCAAGGTAATCATGAAAATACAGAAATCGGTAAATTCATGGAAGAATatatgaatttgaatttggaCGATGTCACTGATATGATTCAAGATACAGTCCATCATCCAGATATGACTGCAAAGGAACTCGAAAATATGGATGAATTTGCAGACGAATATTTCcatcatttgaaaatttctctagattaa
- the GCD6 gene encoding translation initiation factor eIF2B catalytic subunit epsilon (similar to Saccharomyces cerevisiae GCD6 (YDR211W); ancestral locus Anc_8.420) has product MAAKKGKQNNNDNSSGGKQKGGSQNSKKGEMVPEDRLQAVVLTDCFQDRFMPLTATTPRCLLPFGNVPLIEYTLEFLAKSGVNDVYIMCSAHAEQVSTYIENSKWNLPWSPFKIQTIMSPEARSVGDVMRDLDNRGIITDDFVLVSGDLITNVEFDKLLEFHKFKHTQDKDHIMTMCLSKAGQYYKKRSIEPATFILDKSNDRCIYYQDIPLQSAKSKTSVSIDPELLENVDEFVLRNDLIDCRIDICSPQVPPLFQDNFDYQTLRSDFVKGVISNDLLGKSVYAYITNEYAMRIDGWYSYDFVSQDYLGRWVFPSVIESNLLEDQTYTHESSHIYKEKDVVLAQSCKIGKCTAIGSKTTIGEGTTIRNCVIGRNCKVGNNISIENSYIWENAVIEDNCKINHCIVATNVKIGNNVTINDGSIIGFNVVIDDNMEIPKDSKISSTPINKNNLFDSVLSDDDNSASEEDEDENANGKLAINLVGAKGIGYIYESELSDNDVDEYGSDDGKIINSLSNKFEDIYLSDTSISSTTKKTKKKRSASISSVYTDREEIGTDSEDEEEDFEKEGFATVERAIENNHDLDTALLELNTLRMSMNVTYHEVRTATISALLSRVYHFIATQTLGPKDASLKVFNQWGLLFKRQCFEDADFIDLMNILMTKTLDQKFEKPDLILFTILNNLYDNDLLEEDVIYKWWDTVSKDSKYDEVKKLTSKWVEWLRNADEETSSEEDDDEEGD; this is encoded by the coding sequence ATGGCTGCCAAGAAGggaaaacaaaataataacgaCAATTCCAGTGGTGGAAAACAAAAGGGGGGTTCCCAAAACTCTAAAAAGGGTGAAATGGTCCCAGAAGATCGTTTACAAGCTGTTGTTTTAACTGATTGTTTCCAAGACCGCTTCATGCCATTGACAGCCACTACTCCAAGATGTCTATTACCCTTTGGTAATGTTccattaattgaatatacTTTGGAATTCTTAGCCAAATCAGGTGTCAATGATGTTTATATTATGTGTTCTGCTCATGCAGAACAAGTCTCAACATATATTGAAAACTCCAAATGGAATTTACCTTGGTCCCCATTTAAAATACAAACTATTATGTCTCCAGAAGCACGTTCTGTGGGTGATGTTATGAGAGATTTAGATAATAGAGGTATTATCACAGACGACTTTGTTTTAGTTAGTGGTGATTTAATAACCAACgttgaatttgataaacTATTAGAATTCCataaatttaaacataCCCAAGATAAAGATCATATTATGACCATGTGTTTAAGTAAAGCTGgtcaatattataaaaaaagatctATTGAACCTGCTACTTTTATTTTGGATAAATCTAATGATAGatgtatttattatcaagaTATTCCATTGCAATCTGCGAAATCAAAAACATCAGTTTCCATTGATcctgaattattagaaaatgttGATGAATTTGTCTTAagaaatgatttaattgattgTCGTATTGATATCTGTTCTCCTCAAGTTCCACCACTTTTCCAAGATAACTTTGATTATCAAACCTTAAGATCTGATTTTGTTAAAGGTGTCATTTCAAATGATCTATTGGGTAAATCAGTTTATGCATACATAACCAATGAATATGCTATGAGAATTGATGGATGGTATTCATATGATTTTGTCTCACAAGATTATTTGGGTAGATGGGTTTTCCCCTCTGTTATTGAATCCAATTTATTGGAAGATCAAACTTATACTCATGAATCTTCTCATATttacaaagaaaaagatgTGGTCTTAGCACAATCTTGTAAGATTGGGAAATGTACTGCCATTGGTTCCAAAACAACCATTGGTGAAGGTACAACAATTAGAAATTGTGTCATTGGCAGAAATTGTAAAGTGGGCAACAATATTTCTATTGAAAACAGTTATATCTGGGAAAACGCAGTTATTGAAgataattgtaaaattaaCCATTGTATAGTGGCCACAAATGTTAAAATTGGTAATAATGTTACTATCAATGATGGTTCTATTATTGGATTTAATGTTGttattgatgataatatGGAAATTCCCAAAGattctaaaatttcatcaactccaattaataaaaataatttgtttgATAGTGTGTTatctgatgatgataattcagcttcagaagaagatgaagatgaaaatgctAACGGAAAATTAGCTATTAATTTGGTTGGTGCAAAAGGTATTggttatatatatgaaagTGAACTTTCTGATAATGATGTCGATGAATATGGATCAGATGATGGcaaaatcattaatagtttatcaaataaatttgaagatatttatttgagtGACACATCAATCTCATCTACTACTAAGAAAACTAAAAAGAAGAGATCAGCATCAATTAGTAGTGTTTATACAGATAGAGAAGAAATTGGTACCGATTCAGAAGATGAGGAAGAAGATTTCGAAAAAGAAGGTTTTGCTACAGTAGAAAGAgctattgaaaataatcatGACTTAGATACtgcattattagaattgaatACTCTAAGAATGAGTATGAATGTCACATATCATGAAGTTAGAACAGCCACTATTTCTGCTTTGCTATCTAGAGTTTATCATTTCATTGCTACTCAAACTTTGGGTCCAAAAGATGCTTCATTAAAAGTGTTTAATCAATGGGggttattatttaagagACAATGTTTTGAAGATGCAGATTTCATTGATTTGATGAATATCTTGATGACTAAAACACTGGACCAAAAATTCGAAAAACcagatttaatattatttacaattttaaaCAACTTATATGATAATGATCTATTAGAGGAAGATGTCATTTATAAATGGTGGGATACGGTTTCTAAAGATTCTAAATACGACGAAGTTAAGAAATTGACCTCCAAATGGGTTGAATGGTTGAGAAATGCGGATGAAGAAACCTCAtcagaagaagatgatgatgaggaAGGTGATTAA
- the TBLA0H03330 gene encoding cell division control 42 family protein (similar to Saccharomyces cerevisiae CDC42 (YLR229C); ancestral locus Anc_8.421), protein MQTLKCVVVGDGAVGKTCLLISYTTNQFPADYVPTVFDNYAVTVMIGDEPYTLGLFDTAGQEDYDRLRPLSYPSTDVFLVCFSVISPPSFENVKEKWLPEVRHHCPGVPCLIVGTQIDLRNDKVILQKLQKQRLRLITREQGAQLARDVRAVKYVECSALTQSGLKNVFDEAIVAALEPPVVKKTKKLCTIL, encoded by the coding sequence atgcaAACTCTAAAATGTGTTGTCGTAGGGGATGGTGCTGTCGGTAAGACCTGTCTTTTGATCTCATATACGACGAACCAATTTCCTGCAGATTACGTCCCAACTGTGTTTGATAACTACGCTGTTACTGTTATGATTGGTGACGAACCATACACTTTAGGATTATTCGATACAGCTGGTCAAGAAGATTATGATCGTTTAAGACCTTTGTCCTATCCATCCACAGATGTGTTTTTGGTATGTTTTAGTGTCATATCACCACcatcatttgaaaatgttAAAGAGAAATGGTTACCTGAAGTACGTCATCATTGTCCTGGGGTCCCTTGTTTAATTGTTGGTACACAAATTGATTTAAGAAATGATAAAgttattttacaaaaattacaaaagcAAAGATTACGTCTGATTACAAGAGAACAGGGTGCTCAATTAGCCAGAGATGTCAGAGCTGTTAAATATGTTGAATGTTCTGCATTAACCCAGTCTGGTTTGAAAAATGTTTTTGATGAAGCCATTGTAGCTGCTTTAGAGCCACCAGTTGTAAAGAAAACTAAAAAGTTGTGTACCATTTTATAA
- the MNN9 gene encoding mannosyltransferase complex subunit MNN9 (similar to Saccharomyces cerevisiae MNN9 (YPL050C); ancestral locus Anc_8.500) — MALISYRLRKNPIILVVFPIISIFFFYILFFRDEQSVLGLTGGSIVNYKWAHELENTFYFPFTSKYKMPKYSYKKKTNWLFNRHVEDIIPENHIAHYDLNKLHSTSDAAVNKEQVLILTPMQTFHDEFWQNLLQLTYPRELIELGFILPRSDSGDAALKALEAAVKKVQTDKKNQRFSKITILRQDSQGFGQLMEKERHALHVQKERRAAMALARNELLFSTIGPHTSWVLWLDADIVETPPTVIQDMTAHDKAVLAANVYQRYFDEEKKEKSIRAYDFNNWQESDTGLQIAAGMNDDEIIVEGYSEIATYRPLMAHFYDPTASVNSEMMLDGVGGGCTLVKADVHRDGAMFPNFPFYHLIETEGFAKMAKRLNYEVFGLPNYLVYHMEEFNN, encoded by the coding sequence ATGGCTTTAATTTCATATCGTCTGAGGAAAAACCCAATTATCTTGGTTGtatttccaataatttccatttttttcttttatattcttttctttagaGATGAACAATCAGTTTTAGGTCTAACAGGAGGttcaattgtaaattataaatgGGCTCATGAATTAGAgaatactttttatttccCTTTTACAAGTAAATATAAGATGccaaaatattcttataaaaaaaagactaATTGGTTATTCAATCGTCATGTGGAAGATATAATTCCAGAAAATCATATTGCTCATTatgatttgaataaattacaTTCTACTTCTGATGCTGCAGTTAATAAAGAACAAGTTTTAATTCTAACACCAATGCAAACTTTCCATGACGAATTTTGGCAAAACTTGTTACAATTGACTTACCCAAgagaattaattgaattaggGTTTATATTACCTAGATCTGATTCGGGTGATGCAGCTTTGAAAGCTTTAGAGGCTGCTGTTAAAAAAGTACAAACTGACAAGAAGAATCAAAGATTCTCCAAGATTACAATCTTAAGACAAGATTCTCAAGGGTTTGGACAATTAATGGAAAAGGAAAGACATGCCCTTCACGTTCAAAAGGAAAGACGTGCAGCCATGGCTTTAGCAagaaatgaattattattttctactATTGGTCCACATACTTCTTGGGTACTTTGGTTAGATGCTGATATTGTAGAAACTCCACCAACTGTTATCCAAGATATGACAGCACATGATAAAGCTGTATTAGCTGCTAATGTTTATCAAAGATattttgatgaagaaaagaaagaaaaaagtattAGAGCTTatgattttaataactGGCAAGAAAGTGATACAGGTTTACAAATCGCTGCCGGTAtgaatgatgatgaaattattgTGGAAGGTTATAGTGAAATAGCAACCTATAGACCTTTAATGGCACACTTCTACGATCCAACTGCCTCAGTTAATAGCGAAATGATGTTGGATGGTGTTGGTGGTGGTTGTACATTAGTTAAGGCCGACGTTCATAGAGACGGTGCAATGTTCCCAAATTTCccattttatcatttaattgaaacAGAAGGTTTCGCAAAGATGGCAAAGAGATTAAATTATGAAGTATTTGGTTTACCaaattatttagtttatCATATGGaagaattcaataattga
- the CWC21 gene encoding U2-type spliceosomal complex subunit CWC21 (similar to Saccharomyces cerevisiae CWC21 (YDR482C); ancestral locus Anc_8.503), whose product MSHNGVGLKTAKGSSTSGHIQRSLAHNEYNNKNYTKRAQEAKQKPKTRAVVKPSIKDAKLKIHQDKRSIQLQVSEYRDHLEDSTDLTDQDIDHKCQLFKEKLQNEHKELKRVESLYTSRKERLKEPQKIKKEDES is encoded by the coding sequence ATGTCACATAATGGGGTAGGTTTAAAAACTGCAAAAGGGTCTTCCACATCGGGTCATATCCAACGTTCTTTAGCTCATAATgagtataataataagaattatACAAAAAGAGCACAAGAGGCTAAACAAAAGCCAAAAACTCGTGCTGTTGTGAAACCATCTATTAAAGACGCCAAGTTGAAAATTCATCAAGATAAGCGTTCTATCCAATTACAAGTTTCTGAGTATAGAGATCATTTAGAAGACTCTACAGATTTGACTGACCAAGATATCGATCACAAATGCCAGTTGTTCAAAGAAAAACTTCAAAACGAAcataaagaattgaaacGAGTTGAAAGTTTGTATACATCAAGAAAAGAGCGTCTTAAGGAGcctcaaaaaattaagaagGAAGATGAAAGTTGA
- the MSS4 gene encoding 1-phosphatidylinositol-4-phosphate 5-kinase (similar to Saccharomyces cerevisiae MSS4 (YDR208W); ancestral locus Anc_8.418) has translation MVLTSPTTHSNNTFLLDVSMARPSVSNNSSGINNISMTQHQHQHQHSRNLQPFPSNNTTFNGGDHSRSNSESMLESLKLSNHETSPPSTPTSIEESTPKKKHSISTDNTSIANSAHNTSSNVMSSKRNNLSNASSIHNIQISNNINNNSITSRSSTPFFDALDEPLGNLKLMNGSATTTTATTSDIFYSLNGSTHSLSHNNNNNNGNSNNNNSGSLPRGSLDPIFINKQKQLQIQKQIQIQQSQLLSQSQSQPQLQPQPQPQLQRSPPLQLQSHSQHRHIEDFKYPITDYDYDNDNNNNDNSTTMNEHIISQNNIHDNEYSPYISPIKEISVSPIHSTYSNISVLDELDRISKKHSPTFINPDADIHKDSRSISSSLHLNYDDDHFSLNGSINTSNNSISHPIPHNNTPTTPNNNSHTHTINNDKTIHQKYYAHIHQSPSKIQSTINKKNDNNSYNNDNKNININNRNINISNNNNNLNCDNINMDYDNVNTICDDSNVNYDNSNINYNNDTINDSTLPTDNTSLLEITALPTENQPHQLYNTNSISQTNTKERRQTISSTDHSIHTVGTTRDIRSGSNGSTVGSGAGVGSFILDNNSLIKTGSYLQTSNDDKILLNRRVLRLSKTNNLNNLRRKRRDTQDSTISNIPFHASKHSQIMPLDIPFTNAQRSTDELPLAISNTSIHDITNIRNDDELNVVTTTNNNNNNATTNLSSIDRRRTTNLSMLSLPISRLTVVTSNNNQDKAQRPSMRSGHYQSASTNSLPPSMIRKTKIKNKNDGGAKRSESATAEIKKMRESLVLKRELKKSKRKSFLIDDDRVLIGNRVSEGHVNFIIAYNMLTGIRVAVSRCSGIMKPLCQEDFTYTKKLAFDYHGNELTPSSQYAFKFKDYCPEVFREIRSLFGLDPADYLVSLTSKYILSELNSPGKSGSFFYYSRDYRYIIKTIHHAEHIHLRRHLKEYYLHIKNNPNTLVCQFYGLHRVKMPISFQNKVKHRKIYFIVMNNLFPPHLEIDRTFDLKGSTWKRFTPVDVKRLNKDPNYRPIMKDLNWIDLDGQIQFGPEKKKKFLKQLKKDVELMAKLNTMDYSLLLGIHHIKRKTPHIDADGHIIDSEDFDEFGNEMTHTSGLIRPHYFKSYEGGIRGSDENDKDIDVIYYMGIIDCLTNYSFVKKLETFWRSLRHDLKIVSAVPPGDYAGRFYEFIEDSVDPLPPKKFKDDPNKKRYKD, from the coding sequence ATGGTACTCACATCACCTACGACACATAGCAATAACACGTTTCTTCTCGATGTATCTATGGCAAGACCGTCTGTTTCCAATAACTCTTCTGgtatcaataatataagCATGACCCAGCACCAGCATCAACATCAACATTCTAGAAATTTACAGCCATTCCCCTCCAATAATACAACATTTAACGGTGGTGATCATTCAAGGTCCAATTCAGAATCTATGTTAGAAAGTTTGAAATTATCCAACCATGAAACTTCACCTCCTTCTACTCCAACCTCTATTGAAGAATCTACGCCGAAAAAGAAGCATTCCATTTCAACAGATAACACTTCTATAGCAAATTCGGCTCATAATACATCAAGTAATGTCATGTCATCCAAGAGAAACAATTTATCAAACGCGTCAAGTATacataatattcaaatcagtaataatattaataataacagtaTAACAAGTCGGTCTTCCACACCATTTTTCGATGCATTGGATGAACCACTGggaaatttgaaattgatgaaCGGTTCTGCCACAACTACCACTGCAACTACTtcagatattttttattctctAAATGGTAGTACTCATAGTTTGTcacataataataataataataatggtaatagtaataataataactcaGGCTCTCTTCCGAGAGGGTCTCTTGATCcgatatttattaataaacaaaaacaattacaaatacaaaagcAAATACAGATACAACAATCACAATTGCTGTCACAGTCGCAATCTCAGCCGCAATTACAGCCACAACCCCAACCCCAACTGCAGCGCTCTCCTCCTCTTCAACTCCAGTCACACTCACAACATCGTCATATTGAAGATTTCAAATATCCAATAACTgattatgattatgataatgataataataataatgataatagcACTACGATGAATGAGCATATAATAtctcaaaataatatccaTGACAACGAATATTCGCCATATATATCtccaattaaagaaatatctGTTTCTCCAATACATTCCacatattcaaatatttctgtATTAGATGAACTGGATAGAATAAGTAAAAAACATTCACCAACATTTATAAATCCAGATGCAGACATTCATAAAGATAGCCGTAGCATATCATCAAGTTTACATTTAaattatgatgatgatcATTTTAGTTTAAATGGATCCATTAATACtagtaataattcaatttcgCATCCTATACCGCATAATAATACGCCTACTACACCTAATAACAATTCGCATACACATACTATAAATAATGACAAAACTATacatcaaaaatattatgcTCATATTCACCAATCACCCTCAAAGATACAATCCactataaataaaaagaatgataataattcatataataatgacaataaaaacattaatattaacaatagaaatattaatattagtaataataataataatttgaattgtgATAATATAAACATGGATTATGATAATGTAAACACCATTTGTGATGATTCAAATGTTAATTATGATAATTCCAacattaattataataatgatacaatTAACGATAGTACTCTCCCCACTGACAACACCAGTTTACTTGAAATAACAGCACTACCTACAGAGAATCAACCTCatcaattatataatacaaattcaaTCTCACAAACAAATACAAAGGAAAGAAGACAAACAATTAGTTCCACTGATCATTCAATACATACTGTTGGCACCACAAGAGATATTCGTAGTGGTTCTAATGGTAGTACTGTTGGAAGTGGGGCTGGTGTTGGTAGCTTTATTCTTGACAATAATAGTCTAATAAAAACTGGTTCTTATTTACAAACttcaaatgatgataaaattttattgaatagAAGAGTGTTAAGATTATCtaaaactaataatttgaataatttaagaagaaaaagaagagatACTCAAGATTCTACCATTTCTAATATTCCATTCCATGCATCAAAACATTCTCAAATTATGCCATTAGATATACCATTTACTAATGCTCAACGATCTACTGATGAACTTCCTCTTGCAATTTCCAATACAAGTATTCATGACATTACAAATATCAGAAATGATGATGAGCTTAATGTTGTTACAActaccaataataacaataataatgctaCAACTAATTTATCAAGCATTGatagaagaagaacaacGAATTTATCGATGCTTTCTCTACCAATATCAAGATTAACAGTAGTcacatcaaataataatcaagaCAAAGCTCAGCGTCCAAGTATGAGAAGTGGTCATTATCAATCAGCTTCAACTAATTCATTACCTCCAAGTATgataagaaaaacaaaaattaaaaataaaaatgatggTGGAGCAAAAAGGTCCGAATCTGCCACTgctgaaattaaaaaaatgagaGAATCTTTAGTTCTTAAAagagaattgaaaaaaagtaaaagaaaatcatTTCTAATAGATGATGATCGTGTCTTAATTGGGAATAGAGTTAGTGAAGGCCATGtcaattttatcattgCATATAATATGCTGACAGGGATCAGAGTAGCTGTCTCGAGATGTTCTGGAATAATGAAACCTTTATGCCAAGAAGATTTTACTTATACTAAAAAATTAGCATTTGATTATCATGGTAATGAATTAACTCCTTCTTCTCAATAtgcttttaaatttaaagattattGTCCTGAGGTCTTTAGAGAAATTAGATCCTTATTTGGTCTTGATCCTGCTGATTATTTAGTTTCCTTAActtctaaatatattttaagtGAATTAAATTCTCCAGGTAAAAGTggttcatttttttattattcaagaGATTATCGTTATATTATAAAGACAATTCATCATGCAGAACATATTCATTTAAGAAGGCatttgaaagaatattatttacatattaaaaataatccaAACACTTTAGTTTGTCAATTTTATGGGTTACATCGTGTGAAGATGCCAAtatcttttcaaaataaagtCAAGCATCGAAAGATTTATTTCATTGTCATGAATAACTTGTTCCCACCTCATTTAGAAATTGATCGGACTTTTGATTTAAAGGGGTCAACATGGAAAAGATTTACACCAGTTGACGTTAAAAGATTGAATAAAGATCCTAATTATAGACCTATTATGAAAGATTTAAACTGGATTGATTTAGATGgtcaaattcaatttggaccagaaaaaaagaaaaaattcttaaaacaattgaagaaaGATGTAGAATTAATGGCTAAATTGAATACAATGGATTATTCCTTATTATTAGGTATCCAtcatattaaaagaaagacTCCACATATTGATGCTGATGGTCATATAATAGATTCAGAGgattttgatgaatttgGTAATGAAATGACACATACTTCAGGTCTTATTAGACCGcattattttaaatcttaTGAAGGTGGGATTAGAGGGtctgatgaaaatgataaagatattgatgTCATCTATTACATGGGAATTATTGATTGTTTAACTAACTACTCTTTTGTTAAGAAATTAGAAACATTTTGGAGAAGTTTAAGGcatgatttgaaaatagtTAGTGCTGTTCCACCGGGAGATTACGCTGGAAGATTTTATGAATTTATCGAAGATTCGGTGGATCCATTACcaccaaaaaaatttaaagacgatccaaataaaaaacGTTATAAAGATTGA